One genomic region from bacterium encodes:
- a CDS encoding type II toxin-antitoxin system HicB family antitoxin — protein sequence MVILTAIIHKEEDVYVAECPEVGTVSQGKTIEEAIYNLKEATELYLEEFPLEEKDHPLLTTFEISIEMGAKKVAKA from the coding sequence ATGGTAATATTAACAGCAATAATTCATAAAGAAGAAGATGTGTATGTTGCTGAATGTCCTGAAGTCGGAACCGTGAGTCAAGGTAAGACTATTGAAGAAGCAATCTATAATTTAAAAGAAGCAACTGAATTGTATCTTGAAGAGTTTCCGCTGGAAGAAAAAGATCATCCGCTCCTCACAACTTTTGAGATATCAATAGAAATGGGGGCCAAGAAAGTTGCCAAAGCTTAG